A window of the Trichoplusia ni isolate ovarian cell line Hi5 chromosome 4, tn1, whole genome shotgun sequence genome harbors these coding sequences:
- the LOC113492908 gene encoding phospholipid phosphatase 6 isoform X1 codes for MEELLGHDSSRGKRQVPPMLQKLLHNDVQITKKFVEFGLRTTWLRSLRNHAQLFDVSCHGIVWLAGWLTFIWLFNNKELYQLQVNMLIALILDIIVIAVIKAAVRRRRPIPMNKLTDIGPDKFSFPSGHASRSTMIAFILMSQYLNDYFFLYPPFLAWVGAVCLSKVLAERHYLLDVLAGISIGIQEAIFMHLIWFSQNTCSGIVASLSDEKIDGGEYHV; via the exons CTTTTAGGTCACGATTCAAGTAGAGGGAAGAGACAAGTCCCACCAATGTTGCAGAAACTCCTTCACAACGATGTGCAGATCACGAAGAAGTTCGTGGAGTTTGGCTTGAGGACCACCTGGCTGAGATCTCTGCGCAACCATGCACAACTGTTTGAT GTTTCTTGTCATGGCATTGTCTGGTTGGCCGGCTGGCTCACCTTTATCTGGTTGTTTAACAATAAGGAGTTATATCAGTTGCAAGTCAATATGCTCATAG CTCTGATCTTGGATATTATCGTGATTGCGGTGATAAAGGCGGCCGTGCGTCGTCGTCGACCTATCCCTATGAACAAGCTGACAGACATCGGTCCTGACAAGTTCTCCTTCCCGTCAGGTCACGCCAGCCGCTCCACCATGATTGCCTTCATACTCATGTCACAATATCTTAACGACTACTTCTTCTTGTACCCACCTTTTCTAGCTTGGGTCGGAGCTGTATGCCTCTCAAAAGTACTTGCAGAGAGGCACTACCTTCTCGATGTACTTGCCGGTATCAGTATTGGCATTCAAGAAGCGATATTCATGCATTTGATCTGGTTCTCTCAAAACACCTGCTCCGGTATTGTGGCTTCGTTATCTGATGAGAAGATTGATGGCGGAGAGTACCATGTCTAG
- the LOC113492906 gene encoding thiamine transporter 1-like → MQAWVRVTLILCAFGLLREIRPSEPFVSEFLLGEWWDISEEQLNRDVYPIGTYSYLSLLVLVFLITDFLRFKPVIILSGLSGITVYAILLWTSSLAWVQTTQFFYGLYMATEVAYYTYIYAKVESDKYPRVSSYTRIAALNGRFLSGLSAQLLTYFGLMNYRDLNYITFTAQILATFWAFGLPTVQYGIYFHRNTRESSTSPDKQLQPNESLGSNIKEASTLILRHARAAYSRPKVLVWSALYAVTLALFVQVQTYIQLLWKQIQENSNQPVAFNGAVEAIQTLLGAGGAYVASIHAAAGAPAPVAAVQGLAVFAGTYFNNVFVSYAGYIVMGMLYHYTITLCSAKIAGQLSDESCFGLIFGINTLIGTGLQSILTLVLIQTLKLPIASQYYTISGLYMLLASMWLLVWMVNIFRQKQNIQNDTQYS, encoded by the exons ATGCAGGCTTGGGTTAGGGTGACGCTAATTTTGTGCGCTTTTGGTCTCCTGCGTGAGATTCGGCCGTCGGAGCCTTTCGTCTCGGAGTTCCTGCTCGGAGAGTGGTGGGACATCTCTGAGGAACAGCTGAACAGAGATGTGTATCCTATAGGAACATACTCTTACTTGTCACTGCTAGTTCTAGTGTTCCTTATAACTGACTTCCTGAGGTTTAAACCTGTTATAATTTTGtcag GCTTAAGCGGTATCACAGTATACGCCATACTACTATGGACTTCAAGTCTGGCATGGGTGCAGACAACACAGTTCTTCTACGGCTTGTATATGGCTACGGAAGTCGCTTactatacctatatttatgctaaa GTAGAATCAGACAAGTACCCTCGGGTATCATCGTACACTCGCATCGCGGCCCTGAACGGCCGCTTCCTGTCCGGTCTCAGCGCTCAGCTTCTCACCTACTTCGGCCTCATGAACTACAGGGACCTCAACTACATCACATTCACAG CTCAGATCTTGGCGACTTTTTGGGCTTTCGGGCTGCCAACTGTGCAGTACGGCATTTACTTCCATCGCAACACCCGCGAGTCAAGTACTTCGCCGGACAAACAGCTGCAACCCAATGag TCACTCGGTTCTAATATAAAAGAAGCGTCAACGTTGATCCTGCGTCACGCGCGGGCGGCGTACTCCCGGCCGAAGGTGTTAGTGTGGTCAGCTCTGTACGCCGTCACCCTGGCGCTGTTCGTGCAAGTGCAGACCTACATACAGCTGTTGTGGAAGCAGATACAGGAGAATAGTAATCAGCCA GTAGCATTCAACGGCGCAGTAGAAGCGATTCAGACGTTGCTAGGCGCGGGCGGGGCCTACGTCGCCTCCATCcacgcggcggcgggcgcgcccGCCCCCGTCGCCGCCGTACAGGGCCTCGCCGTGTTCGCTGGCACATACTTCAACAACGTGTTTGTGTCGTATGCTGGTTACATAGTCATGGGGATGCTGTATCATTACACAATAACACTATGCAG TGCCAAAATAGCCGGTCAGCTGAGCGACGAGAGTTGCTTCGGCCTCATATTCGGCATCAATACACTCATAGGCACTGGTTTGCAGTCCATCCTGACTTTGGTACTAATCCAGACACTAAAGCTGCCAATAGCCTCCCAGTACTACACCATCAGCGGCCTCTACATGCTACTCGCGTCTATGTGGCTACTTGTTTGGATGGTAAACATTTTCAGACAGaagcaaaatattcaaaatgataCCCAGTATTCATAG
- the LOC113492908 gene encoding phospholipid phosphatase 6 isoform X2: MLQKLLHNDVQITKKFVEFGLRTTWLRSLRNHAQLFDVSCHGIVWLAGWLTFIWLFNNKELYQLQVNMLIALILDIIVIAVIKAAVRRRRPIPMNKLTDIGPDKFSFPSGHASRSTMIAFILMSQYLNDYFFLYPPFLAWVGAVCLSKVLAERHYLLDVLAGISIGIQEAIFMHLIWFSQNTCSGIVASLSDEKIDGGEYHV, from the exons ATGTTGCAGAAACTCCTTCACAACGATGTGCAGATCACGAAGAAGTTCGTGGAGTTTGGCTTGAGGACCACCTGGCTGAGATCTCTGCGCAACCATGCACAACTGTTTGAT GTTTCTTGTCATGGCATTGTCTGGTTGGCCGGCTGGCTCACCTTTATCTGGTTGTTTAACAATAAGGAGTTATATCAGTTGCAAGTCAATATGCTCATAG CTCTGATCTTGGATATTATCGTGATTGCGGTGATAAAGGCGGCCGTGCGTCGTCGTCGACCTATCCCTATGAACAAGCTGACAGACATCGGTCCTGACAAGTTCTCCTTCCCGTCAGGTCACGCCAGCCGCTCCACCATGATTGCCTTCATACTCATGTCACAATATCTTAACGACTACTTCTTCTTGTACCCACCTTTTCTAGCTTGGGTCGGAGCTGTATGCCTCTCAAAAGTACTTGCAGAGAGGCACTACCTTCTCGATGTACTTGCCGGTATCAGTATTGGCATTCAAGAAGCGATATTCATGCATTTGATCTGGTTCTCTCAAAACACCTGCTCCGGTATTGTGGCTTCGTTATCTGATGAGAAGATTGATGGCGGAGAGTACCATGTCTAG
- the LOC113492913 gene encoding single-pass membrane and coiled-coil domain-containing protein 4 — MYFSDEIAYIQLLRENKFKYYIEPLSVLIASGTMRKLKGAVKETARQKRERKQEFAKMRQQIHTIVLPTFAVVFLVICVYVYLKTRPTSMQYA, encoded by the exons ATGTATTTTTCGGATGAAATTGCATACATTCAACTTTTgagagaaaataaattcaaatattatattgaaccGTTAAGTGTCCTAATTGCAAG CGGCACCATGAGAAAATTAAAGGGAGCAGTAAAAGAAACAGCGAGACAGAAGCGCGAGAGGAAACAGGAGTTTGCCAAAATGCGACAACAAATTCACACGATTGTTTTGCCGACTTTCGCGGTTGTTTTTCTGGTAATCTGCGTTTACGTGTACCTCAAAACCCGGCCTACGTCGATGCAGTACGCGTAA